The following proteins are encoded in a genomic region of Gouania willdenowi chromosome 6, fGouWil2.1, whole genome shotgun sequence:
- the LOC114464310 gene encoding transmembrane protein 39B-like — protein MEVRNAVKLKKEAYLALLGGRTPEAAERWTEEYMWPQGVLVKHNKNVYKAMGHYNLAVPSDVSHYRFYFFFNKPLQILNILIILEGAMIFYQLYSSMCSEKWHQTISLALILFSNYYAFFKLLRDRIVLGKAYSYSNSSSDQKVS, from the exons ATGGAAGTAAGGAATGctgtcaagctgaagaaggaggcCTACCTGGCCTTGTTGGGTGgtaggactccggaggcagctgAGAG ATGGACAGAGGAGTACATGTGGCCACAGGGAGTGCTGGTGAAACACAATAAGAATGTCTATAAGGCAATGGGCCACTATAATCTGGCAGTTCCTTCAGATGTGTCGCACTATCGCTTCTAT TTTTTCTTCAACAAGCCTTTACAAATACTGAACATACTCATTATTCTGGAAGGTGCCATGATATTCTACCAGCTTTACTCATCAATGTGCTCTGAAAAGTGGCATCAGACGATATCGCTGGCCCTCATTCTCTTCAGCAACTACTACGCCTTCTTCAAGCTGCTAAGAGACAGGATAGTCCTTGGAAAAGCGTACTCGTACTCCAACAGCTCATCAGACCAGAAAGTCAGCTAG